Proteins from a single region of Anthonomus grandis grandis unplaced genomic scaffold, icAntGran1.3 ctg00001028.1, whole genome shotgun sequence:
- the LOC126750011 gene encoding coiled-coil domain-containing protein 96-like, producing MAEVSAMRLTYIKLKQMVQEKLDGIALLDEIAPGFLLADYEQLKSLNRGYADKIEEKDEELTKQRAKCASTIQILAHLREKSSALETDLDDLEEELEVTEMTYADLRTKLNNAKQKKDAYRNRLNKLRDESGLLTQPTLLRDMEKGLSDLQTLTADLSAIMRDYKRRGKQIKVIRKKIETTQESRRLMGRSSSRFKRESTRVSCINDSDDDVTVKPQVYKGRPSLMMPLLESTVFDSLRSVKPKVTYDRRRYPVGIKHKRSEG from the exons ATGGCCGAGGTGAGCGCGATGCGTCTCACCTACATCAAACTGAAGCAAATGGTGCAGGAAAAGTTGGACGGCATCGCCCTCTTGGACGAGATCGCGCCCGGTTTCCTATTGGCCGACTACGAACAACTGAAGTCGCTCAATCGCGGCTACGCGGACAAAATCGAGGAGAAAGACGAGGAGCTGACGAAGCAGCGAGCCAAGTGCGCGAGTACCATACAA ATTTTGGCCCATTTGAGGGAGAAATCCAGTGCCCTGGAAACGGACCTGGACGACCTGGAGGAGGAGCTGGAGGTTACGGAGATGACGTACGCGGACCTGCGCACCAAATTGAACAACGCGAAACAGAAGAAGGACGCGTACCGGAATAGGCTGAATAAGTTGAGGGACGAGTCCGGACTGTTGACTCAGCCCACTCTGTTGAGGGATATGGAGAAGGGGTTGTCGGATTTACAG ACACTGACGGCCGACCTGTCGGCGATAATGAGAGACTACAAAAGGCGCGGCAAACAAATAAAAGTGATCCGTAAAAAGATCGAGACGACGCAGGAGAGTCGTCGCCTTATGGGACGGTCGTCGTCTCGCTTTAAGAGAGAGAGCACGCGCGTGTCCTGTATAAATGACTCCGACGATGACGTCACGGTGAAACCGCAAGTGTATAAGGGACGACCCTCGCTGATGATGCCCCTGCTTGAGAGTACCGTCTTTGACAGTTTGAGGAGTGTCAAGCCGAAAGTTACGTACGACAGGAGGCGGTATCCCGTGGGAATTAAACATAAGAGGTCCGAAGGTTGA